Below is a window of Myroides profundi DNA.
AAAGTGAGTATTATGGATACAAAAGTCAATTAGATGATGCTGAACGAATTGTCACCTTGTATGAGAAGCAGACTACATTAGCTGAGACGACTTACAACCTTATTATCAAAGAATTTGTAACAGGTAAAAGTGATTTAACCAATGTAATACAAGTACAACGTCAATTATTAGATTACCAATTAAAAAAAGCAGAAGCAATTGCTAACTACAATACCATGGTAGCTTCTATCAAGAAATTATTAGCAATACGTGACAACACACAAAATATTTAGGCAATGGACAAAATAAGAAATATATTCAAAAACAATATTGTGCGTTATAGTGCAATATTACTTGTAGGTTTATTATTAGGATGGATGGTCTTTGGTGGAGCAGGATCACATCAGCACAATGGAGAACCAGCTACTACAGAAGAGGGAAATACAGTATGGACTTGTTCTATGCACCCACAAATCAAAATGGATAAACCAGGGAAATGTCCTTTATGTGCTATGGACTTAATTCCGCTTAAATCTTCTGATGGTGGTGATAACGCAATAGATGATGAGGCAATCCAGATGTCTAAAGAAGCAGTAGCACTAGCTAATATACAAACTACTGTGGTAGGACATCAAGATGCAGTAAAAGACATTCAACTCTATGGAACCATACAAGTAGATGAGCGATTACAACAATCTCAAACTTCACATGTCAATGGTCGTATTGAGAAGTTGTATGTTAACTTTACAGGAGAAGCTGTAAGACAAGGACAACTAATCGCTACTATCTATTCTCCTGATCTACTAACCGCTCAACAAGAGTTATTAGAAGCAGCTAAGTTAAAAGACTTACAGCCATTATTATTAGACGCTGCTAAAGAGAAATTGCGCATTTGGAAGATGTCAGAAGCTCAAATAAGCAAAGTCTTGAGCACAGGGAATGTTTCTCCTTATGTATCTATACATGCGAATACAAGTGGTATTGTCGTGGCAAAAAATGTTAACCAAGGTGATTATATCAGTCAAGGAACTGTGCTTTATAATATTTCTAATTTATCTAAACTGTGGGCTGTATTTGATGCCTATGAGAATGACCTTCCATTTATCAAAGAAGGAGATGTATTAAAATATACATTGCAGAGTTTACCAGGAGAAGTATTTAAAGGAAAGATTGCTTTTATCAATCCTATTATAGACGCTACTTCTAGAACAGCAAAAGTAAGAGTAGAAACAGACAATAGAAATAATAACCTTAAACCTGAGATGTACGCGAGTGCAAAAATATCAGCTCCTCTTAAACAGTACAATAAAGAAATGGTCATTCCTAAATCTTCTGTACTATGGACAGGTAAACGCTCTGTAATCTATGTAAAACAACCCAATACAGCTACTCCTGCCTTTAAGCTAAGAGAAATCGTATTAGGACCTTCACTTGGAGAGAATTATGTAGTGATGTCAGGATTAGAAAATGGAGAAGAAATCGTAACTAATGGAGTATTTACAGTTGATGCTAGCGCGCAGTTAGAGGGGAAACGCAGTATGATGAACAACGATAATGCTCCTGCTGCTAAAGGACATGCTAATCACGGAACTACGGCAAGTGCTAATCTAGAACATGCTATGCTTAAAGTAAAAGGAAACTGTGATTTATGTAAAGAGAGAATAGAAACCGCTGCGAAGAAAGTAAAAGGGGTATCTACTGCTTCTTGGGATGTAAAGGAAAAGGTACTACACCTTAACTTTGATAAAAAACTAACCTCTAAAGCAGCTATATCTAAGGCTGTAGCCAAGGTAGGACACGATACAGAACTAGACAAAGCTACAGATGCAGATTATAAAGCCTTACACAGCTGTTGTCAATTCGAAAGGTAGTTTCTTTTTTGTGAGACCGTGAATTTGTGAGACCGTGAATTTGTGATGTTGTTTTTTCGTGAAACTGTTTCAGAGTATAGTTAATTACATCATCTAAGTACATTATGCCCGTAGGGCAATACTGTAAACCGTAAACTGTTAACTTTAAACAAAACTCTACCTTCTTTTTTCTAACTTTACCTTATCGAAAACGAAAATGGGAACAGAGAATTGAAAACACGTAACAAGTAACAAGTAACAAAAATACAAATAAGCGGTTTCACGATTTCACACCTTGACAAAAAACAATAATACAAATAACAATCAAATGAAAAAAGTAATTTTAAGTTTTGCAGTATTAGCTTTCACACTTACTGCATGTAATGACAAAAAACAAGAAACAACAGCTCCAACAACAGAAGAGCACGCAGGACATGATCACGATGATCACACTACAGCTAGCGCTGCTGAAAAAGTAACAACAGTAAAAGAATCTGCTGTATTACAATCTACTCTTGATGCTTATTTCTTAGTTAAAAAAGCACTTCAAGAAGACAATCAAGCAGAAGCTGCTACGGCTAGTAAAACATTAGTAACTAATCTTAATGCAGTAGTAACAGAAGATGCTACAGCAAAAGAACTAGTGAAAGAATTAGTAGAAACAGCTACTAAGATTGACGTAGCAGACATCAAAGTACAAAGAGAAGAATTCGAAGACCTAACAGAAGACTTAGTAAAACTAATCAATACGGTAGGAACAGACAGAGTAGTATTTGAACAATACTGCCCAATGTACAACAACGGTGAAGGTGGTCAATGGCTAAGTGATGTAGAAGACCTATCTAACCCATTATACGGTTCTTCAATGCTTAAGTGTGGTGCTAATCAAAACAAAATCACATTTGAAACTAAATAGTTTTATAACTAAAAAATAGAAAGGCTGTCCGATTGGACAGCCTTTCTGTTTTTATTGGAATATTATTCATAAACTTTAAATAAGGTACCTTTTACATTTCCCATTGTATATCTAACCTCACTATTACTTTTTTCAGTAAATATAAATTCTATTGTAGTATTATTAAGGTAAATAGCTAGACGATAATACCCTTCTCTATACCCTTGTTGTAATCCTTCTCTATATTCTTGTTCTACTTTGACTACATCAGGATTCACTTGATAAGCCTGATTAATCATCTCTTGAAAACATTCTGTTGTTAGAGAAATGAAACATAACTCATTTAAAGAAATACTAAAACCAGGAACAAATGGTGAAGTCCCCCCACTTATCCTCCACTTATCCTCCAATTTCCTTGAAGCCATTTTGGTGTTTGAATCTTAGTTGAGGTAGAAATTCCATCAACTATTTCACTCTCATTTACCTCATTATTATCAGAAGAGCAAGCTAGTGCCATAGATGCCATCATTAGTAATAGAACAATTCTTTTCATTTCATATTTTTTTTATTATTAATACTACTTCCTTTGTTTCCTTAGGAACGACAAAGGTATATCCTATAAAAGACTCGTCCTTACAGTTTTACATATCTATAGAAAAAGTGACTGATAGCGAGATACTTATAAAAATCTAATTATTGTTATACGCACTAAAACTGAAAATATAAACTCATATAAACTTGATGAGCTTTAACTTTATAAGCCTGGTCATTTAGTATTAACTCACTTTTATCTGCCCATAGTTTACCTAAAGTAAATCTAGCTCCTATCTGCTGTCTCTCTTTTAGACTGTAAATATAATCTAGCTCTAGTGTCAAATAATTTTTATCCATCGTTCGATATCTAAAAGCAGGAAGGTAAATCTCTTGATACAAACTTTGAAAAGTAGTGTCTTCTTGTGTAAAAGCTTTTTGTGATTTCTGAGCTTCAAAACTCACTCCTACTCCTACTTGATATTTTTGTTTTTGATAAAGTACCTTAGCTTCAGCCTTTGGAGTTTTTTTATCAAGTTGAGATTTAAAAAGTGTCTGCTTATAATACTCATCATAGCTGTCTTTTTGGTAACTCACCCCTAAACTGTATAACCAAAACTGACTATGTCTATAAGTAATACTCACCTCAATTCTATATTGATTCTCATCTAGTACATAGGGTTTTTATCTCTCCTTTTTTAACATAATCATAAACACCAGAAAAATCATCGTTTACCCTATTATAACTATATCTATTTTCTTTTTCTTTTAAAGTAGTCAATTAAGCAGAGAGCTGTAATTGAGCTTGCCATTTTCTAGACAATACATAATTAAACTTTACTTCTGGCAAATAGTTATAACTTGTTAATTCATAAAGGTTAATCGTTTTTTATTCTTCTGTTTTTAGGTTGCGTATCTCTGTTTGAAATAGTATGTCAACAGAGAAAGGACTTTTTTTCCATAGACCAGCAGAAGCACTTATAGAAGTAGTGCGTTGTTTGTACCAATACTATTTTGACCTCTTTCTAATCAAGAATGAAAAAATAGAATCTTTGACTTAAACTTATCAGAGGAAAAAACATATAAATAGAAGCTTATTCTTTAAGAACTTTCCAACTAAAAACACTTTCTATTTAACTCATAAAATAACACCTATTGGGTATAAAAAAATAAATTAAGTACAAACTATACCCGAAGAGGTATTATATAATATTTTTATGTATACCTTATACCTGAAAAGGTATAGATATGGATTCAATACAATTATTTGTAAAGCAAAAACGAAAAGAATTAAAGCTAACACAAGAGGATTTAGCATTAAATGCTGGTGTAGGACTGCGTTTTGTACGTGATTTAGAACAAGGTAAAAAAACACTTCGTTTAGACAAAGTAAACGATGTACTAGCTCTATTTGGTAAAGAAGTAGGTGTAATTGATAAAACTAGATAATAATGGTAAGACAAGCGAAAATATATTTTCAAGATCAATTAGCTGGTTATCTTCTTGAAACAGATAATGGTTACTCGTTTTACTATGAAAAGGATTATCTAAAAACAACTAATCCTAAGCCAATTAGTTTACCCTTATCTGAAGAAAATTATCATAGTAATGTACTTTTTCCTTTTTTCGATGGGTTAATTCCTGAAGGTTGGTTACTAGACATCGGAGAAAAACATTGGAAGCTTAATCCACATGACCGATCTGAATTATTAATCAACTTATGTAGAGACACTATTGGAGCTGTCTCAGTTTATCCGATGGAGGCGGAAAATCATGAATAATTGTACATCCAAAATCTCTATCTATTTTCAACTTCTTCTCTATAAAAAACACTTCAAAAGACAAAGAAAAATCTCCTATAAAAAAAGAGCTACCTTCTTTTAAAAAGAAGGTAGCTCTACTACATATTATTTTATAATAACTACATATTATAACTCCATGATAATAAACTCGCTACGTCTGTTTTGTTGATGTTGTTTTTCTAAACAAGGAACATTATTCTGACAATGATTAATAATATTAGTCTCACCATAACCTTTAGCACTTAACCTAGAAGGATTAATACCTTGATAGATTAACCAATCAACTGTTGTTTGAGCTCGACGTTCTGATAATCCCATATTATAAGCATCGGACCCTTTACTATCTGTATGTGAACGAACCTGTATTTTCATAGTTGGATTATTTTTCATCATCACAACCACTTTAGCAAGCTCAAACTGAGCATCAGTTCTAATTACAGCACTATCATGATCAAAATAAATTGGTGCAAGTGCTAAACGTTTACCTAGATCTTCTCCTTTTTGTATCTCCTTATAGGATTGTGCTTCACCAGAATTGTTATAGTGATCAATATCAAGAGCTGTATCTTTTAAAAGCTGAAAATTCACAACCTTCACATCTGTTAATGTAACATCCTCTACTGATTTTTCTTCTGATACATAACCAGTTGCTTTTACCGATACATAATAATCTCTGTTTACTTTTACGTCTTTAAAAACATATTCACCACGCTTATCAACCTCTATTTGCTCTATCATTCTATGTTTACTGTCATATAAAAACACAAAAGCATCTAGAATTGGTTGCTTAGTTTTTTGATCAATGATCTTTCCTGTGATATCTTGAGAGATATTAAGCTCAGTACCTAATTTCATTCTTACATAATACAAATCGTCTTTACCACTTCCATTGGGTCTGTTAGAGGTAATAAATCCAAACTTAGCCTCAGGATCTAAGTACATAGCAAAATCATCATAAGGGCTATTAATTGAGTTACCTAAATTAACTACCTCTCCAAAACTTCCATCTTGATAAATCTGTACTCCATAAAGATCAAGTCCTCCTAACCCAGGATGACCATCCGAGGCGAAGTATAATACATTATCAGAACTCACAAAAGGAAAACTCTCTCTAGCTTCTGTATTTATTTTATCTCCTAAATTCTCTGGAGTTCCAATAGATCCATCTCTAAATACTTTAGCTCTATATAAATCTGACTGACCGTATCCTCCGGGTCTATCTGATGAGAAATAAATCCAATCTTGATCAGGTGATAATGCAGGAGAAGCTGTATTGGCATGTTCTACATTAATACTTAATTTCTCTACATCTCCCCATTTTCCTGGTCCAAAGCTATAGGCTCTATATAGATTAACTAGTAAAGCTTTATCTGAGTATCTCACGTTTTTATCTGCTCGATTATTACTAGAGAAATACATGGTTCTACTATCGGCTGAGAAAATAGCATTAGCCTCATTATAATTCCCTTCTAGTTTTCTAACAAAAGGTTTCGCCTTGCCAATATACCCATCAATTCTTACCGAAGCAGAATAAAGCTTAGTATAAGGATCATTGGTCCAAGAGTGAATACCTTTTTGTTTACCTTTTTTAGCCGATGATGCATAAACAATCTCTCCTTTATATAATGCAGAGCCATACTCAGATCCTGGGGTGTTTACGCTATTTAGTTGCTTTACCCTATACCCATCTCTATTGGTATTAACCTGTTCTAAGTAGTTAGGATTACTCAAATACTTTTTTACTCTAGAATCTCCAGGAGCTTTCTCGGCAAATAGCTCCATCTTTGAGTTTGCTAAAAAATAATCCCCTGTTGTTCTAATTGTTTGAATGTATCTATAGTAAGCCTCTATATCTTTTATATCACTAGCCTGACTTACGTTTTCAAACAATTTTTCATACCAGTGATTTGCCTGCAAGTACATACCATTCTCATAATAAGCCTTGACTAAATTAAAAAGTATATCATCTGCTTGTTTACCTTTTGCTATTGCTTTTTCATAAGTAGTAATTGCCTCGGCATAAGCCATTTTCTGTATTTGCTTATTTGCCTTTTTAACATAGCTGTTTTGGGCAAAACTGGTCAAGGAAAACAAGCTTAAACACATTATAAACCCTGTTTTGTAAATCTTTTTCATTCTTTTTCTTATATTATATTTATAGCTTTTTTAGAAGAAACGAGCTGTGGTTACTCTATTGTATTTATTGAAAATATCAAATCTTAGAAACACCTCATGTGATCCAGAATTGTATCTAGCTAATTTAGTGGTATCAGCATCATAAGAATACCCTATAAACAATCCTTCATTTATTTGGAATCCAGCCAGAGCGCTTACAGAAGCATCCCAACGATAAGATGCCCCTAGTGTGAATTTATCAATAATCAAGAAGTTTGCTGTTAAATCAACCTGCATAGGAGCGCCAGAAACAGACTTAGCCAAAAAAGCAGGTTTGAATTTTAAACTTGGATTAAGTTCAAAAACATATCCTCCCATAAGATAAAAGTTCATTTTTTGACGCATTAATTTTTGCCCCTCGTTCTCTGTTCTATCTGTAGTCATAAAATTAGGCACAGACATACCCAGATAAGACTTCTCTGAATATAGATATAATCCTGCTCCTATGTTTGGACTAAATTTATTATTAACATCAACAAAAGAAACATCACTTGGATCATATATATCAAGCTTGTCTTTATCAAAATTTAAAAGATTTGCTGTTGCTTTTAAACCAAATGATAATTTGTACTGGTCATTTAAATCTACCGCATAGGCTAGGTTTACAGAAAAGTTATTCTCTGACATAGCTCCAATTCTATCATTGGTATAGTTAATACCTCCTGAGAGTCCATTTTTCCCAAGTGGAGTATCTATGGATATATTTGCTGTTTGAGGAGATCCATCAAGCCCTACCCATTGTGCTCTATACATACCAAAAACATTAAGCACTCCACGAGTACCTGAGTACCCAGGGTTGATGTTTGAGGTATTATACATATATTGTGTAAATTGAGGGTCTTGTTGAGCTTGCATAGTTGTAAAACATCCTAAAGTCAGTAAACTCACTCCTATCTTTTTAATATCTACCTTTATTTTCATAACCTTTTTGTTATTTATTACTAGTAAATAGGCTTTAACAAAGAACATACCCAATCCATATTTTTAAATGTTAAAAAACAAAATGGATTGCTATTATTCTCATTAATTACCAATACTATTTCTTAAAACAAAATAACAAAAAGCCTGTAAAACAAACAATTAACTAATCATTATTGAATAAAACCCTATTAAATATCGAAAAAAAAGAAAAACTAAAAAAAAATTATAACAATCTTAAAACAATCCCTAGTTGCAGGTTTTTTCAATTAATCACCAAAAATCACCTATACCAAAACACTTAATCACACAAGACAATATCCATATAAAAATCACCTGCTTAAAAAAACGAATATCACAATTTGCATAAATTCACCTTATGTACAACTTTTTAAAGTATTCTTATCCAGTTTTTAATAAATATTCTAAGCTTCTTGTCAATACAAGAGGTTTTTCGTCGTATTACAACTTTTTACATAAGATTTTATAGGTAAAAAAAAGCCTTAAAACTTGGAATCTTTTAACAAAAAAAGATCACCTCTAATCCAGGTAATCCTACACTATGTCCTTATTTAGCCAAAATAATCCCGATTGTATTTGTGATACTTCTTATGGTACTTTCCTTTGTATTTATTTTACTTTCTCTGGTGATAATTAGCTTTATACTTAAAATAATTACCCTTAGAATCAAAGGGAGAATTATTTGATTTCTTAGCTTAAAACATAGTAGATATATCACAAGTATATACACGATTTTTCTTCATTTAATTTATTAAATACTATCCCCCCTAATTAGTCAATAAAAATAAAGTTTTAACTAACCTAAGACTCATTAATTTTGCTTTACTGATTCTTATTTAAATTTTATAAACCCAAAAAAAAGAGGTAAAATAAGAACACTTTTATTCCTATTTTACCTCATTTATCTAAAAAGCGCTATTTTCAGCTCTCTTTTATTTTTTTACTCATTTGGTCTATCTCTTTGAATTTGATCAATTGCATAGGCCAAGAAGTTCATTGTAAAGTGACTATTATAAGTTGGAAGACTACCATTTCCTGCAGATCCTCTACCTGTTGTTACAGTTGCTTTAGTAGAATTACCACTAACTCCATAAACATTACCTAGTTGCATAAACCCACTATCTCCTGTATAAACAAAATTATACTTATTGTGTCTTATAACCCAACGTTTGTTTGGATCTGCATCGTAGGCAATATAAGAAGACGGTAAATTATTAACTGTTCTACCTACTACATCCTCCCCAAGGGTTAAGCCTCTTAAGTCTCCAAATGGCCCCACAAGAAGCGGATCATTAATACTTACTAAAGTATGGAATGTACTTTGTCCTGAAATAGTTGCACTTCCTCCTCCTGCTAATAAATTTATAAATGCCGCAGCATAAGATTCATTTGCTTCATTATTAATCATTGCTGCTCCTTTTTGATTAACTAAAAAATCATAAAGAACATTATTTTTAGTATTATCAAATCCAAAGTTTAGCGTTCCTATAACTATATCTACTTTATTATTTGTTAAAGCAGTTGAAAAAGCTGAAGCTGATGTATGACTTCCTGAAACAACAATTAAGCTTTCTATTTTAACAAGTCCATTAGGACCAAAATAATCCTTATTGTTTAACAATCCACCTTTTGTTCCTGCATCTACACGATATCCTGAACTATTTCCAGAGGATAATAAAACCATTGGTCTATACAAAATAGGTACTGTAACAGGTCCTATTTGAGGATTATTACCAATACTGTTTCCTTTTAAAGTAAATACAGATTGATCAGCTTTCTCTGGTCTACCAGTGGCTTGTAATCGAATAGTTTTTACTCCTCCATTTGTATTAATATCATTATCTGTCAATACTTTTGACCCTTTATAACTTACTCCATTTACTTGAACATCAGATTCTATAACAGCTTCACCTGGGAAGATAACCTTCACTGGTACATCTATATAATTAGCATTAGTTGCCACTGAGTAAGGTCTGAGTTTACCTCCTATTTGAATATTATTCCATAGTATTTCATACTGTACTGGAGCTCCTGTTACAGGCACATTATACTCACATCCCACAATATCTCTATCATTATTCTCTATTGGGTAAGTAGTATCATACTCATGAGCTCCTTTTGATAGCATCTTAAATTTAAAGGTTATATCTTTATTAGATACAGTTGGCTTACCAGTTCCATTAACAGGAGTTAGCACTACATTTTGTACATCATCCCTTAGAGAATTAAACTCAAAATCAACCACCTCTGAACTAAACTCAATCTTTTGGGTCTGTTGTCCAAAGTCGCTACCTGTAACATCTACTGTAGCTACAAGTTTACCTCTTCCAGGGGCTAATACCTTAACTGGTACATTCAATTTATGATCATTTGTCAAAGGCTCATTATACTCAAAATCTCCCTGATGACTAATTGTGTATTGACCTGTATTATCACAAAGCACATCAAAGTTTAATCTTTCTATATCTACATTTGCCGCTTTTACCTTAGGCGACTCCCCTAGTTCTAACCTAACATAAGAATTACTAATAAAGTCCATAGGTGTTGTACGAGGCAGCAAAGGGATTCCTTCACCATAGAGCCTAATTATAGCCTGTTTAGAAGCTACCTCTGCACTTGTTAAAGCACGTTTTCCTATAAAACGAATACCATTAATCTCT
It encodes the following:
- a CDS encoding PorP/SprF family type IX secretion system membrane protein, whose translation is MKIKVDIKKIGVSLLTLGCFTTMQAQQDPQFTQYMYNTSNINPGYSGTRGVLNVFGMYRAQWVGLDGSPQTANISIDTPLGKNGLSGGINYTNDRIGAMSENNFSVNLAYAVDLNDQYKLSFGLKATANLLNFDKDKLDIYDPSDVSFVDVNNKFSPNIGAGLYLYSEKSYLGMSVPNFMTTDRTENEGQKLMRQKMNFYLMGGYVFELNPSLKFKPAFLAKSVSGAPMQVDLTANFLIIDKFTLGASYRWDASVSALAGFQINEGLFIGYSYDADTTKLARYNSGSHEVFLRFDIFNKYNRVTTARFF
- a CDS encoding HipA N-terminal domain-containing protein → MVRQAKIYFQDQLAGYLLETDNGYSFYYEKDYLKTTNPKPISLPLSEENYHSNVLFPFFDGLIPEGWLLDIGEKHWKLNPHDRSELLINLCRDTIGAVSVYPMEAENHE
- a CDS encoding DUF3347 domain-containing protein, with the translated sequence MKKVILSFAVLAFTLTACNDKKQETTAPTTEEHAGHDHDDHTTASAAEKVTTVKESAVLQSTLDAYFLVKKALQEDNQAEAATASKTLVTNLNAVVTEDATAKELVKELVETATKIDVADIKVQREEFEDLTEDLVKLINTVGTDRVVFEQYCPMYNNGEGGQWLSDVEDLSNPLYGSSMLKCGANQNKITFETK
- a CDS encoding OmpA family protein, producing MKKIYKTGFIMCLSLFSLTSFAQNSYVKKANKQIQKMAYAEAITTYEKAIAKGKQADDILFNLVKAYYENGMYLQANHWYEKLFENVSQASDIKDIEAYYRYIQTIRTTGDYFLANSKMELFAEKAPGDSRVKKYLSNPNYLEQVNTNRDGYRVKQLNSVNTPGSEYGSALYKGEIVYASSAKKGKQKGIHSWTNDPYTKLYSASVRIDGYIGKAKPFVRKLEGNYNEANAIFSADSRTMYFSSNNRADKNVRYSDKALLVNLYRAYSFGPGKWGDVEKLSINVEHANTASPALSPDQDWIYFSSDRPGGYGQSDLYRAKVFRDGSIGTPENLGDKINTEARESFPFVSSDNVLYFASDGHPGLGGLDLYGVQIYQDGSFGEVVNLGNSINSPYDDFAMYLDPEAKFGFITSNRPNGSGKDDLYYVRMKLGTELNISQDITGKIIDQKTKQPILDAFVFLYDSKHRMIEQIEVDKRGEYVFKDVKVNRDYYVSVKATGYVSEEKSVEDVTLTDVKVVNFQLLKDTALDIDHYNNSGEAQSYKEIQKGEDLGKRLALAPIYFDHDSAVIRTDAQFELAKVVVMMKNNPTMKIQVRSHTDSKGSDAYNMGLSERRAQTTVDWLIYQGINPSRLSAKGYGETNIINHCQNNVPCLEKQHQQNRRSEFIIMEL
- a CDS encoding efflux RND transporter periplasmic adaptor subunit, yielding MDKIRNIFKNNIVRYSAILLVGLLLGWMVFGGAGSHQHNGEPATTEEGNTVWTCSMHPQIKMDKPGKCPLCAMDLIPLKSSDGGDNAIDDEAIQMSKEAVALANIQTTVVGHQDAVKDIQLYGTIQVDERLQQSQTSHVNGRIEKLYVNFTGEAVRQGQLIATIYSPDLLTAQQELLEAAKLKDLQPLLLDAAKEKLRIWKMSEAQISKVLSTGNVSPYVSIHANTSGIVVAKNVNQGDYISQGTVLYNISNLSKLWAVFDAYENDLPFIKEGDVLKYTLQSLPGEVFKGKIAFINPIIDATSRTAKVRVETDNRNNNLKPEMYASAKISAPLKQYNKEMVIPKSSVLWTGKRSVIYVKQPNTATPAFKLREIVLGPSLGENYVVMSGLENGEEIVTNGVFTVDASAQLEGKRSMMNNDNAPAAKGHANHGTTASANLEHAMLKVKGNCDLCKERIETAAKKVKGVSTASWDVKEKVLHLNFDKKLTSKAAISKAVAKVGHDTELDKATDADYKALHSCCQFER
- a CDS encoding helix-turn-helix transcriptional regulator gives rise to the protein MDSIQLFVKQKRKELKLTQEDLALNAGVGLRFVRDLEQGKKTLRLDKVNDVLALFGKEVGVIDKTR